In Thermococcus camini, a genomic segment contains:
- a CDS encoding DUF3226 domain-containing protein, producing MKLITGNRFEAFVDEKAILFPEYRKNRDELIDFVDSLRGEETVVTASLELIDLITWKFRRGEENVLIYSDTGKSLTLKETYELRKYLDFDVRGNFSGEEARTSVLFVEGKTDAKFFKAVFKKLFEFKESRKAPYSLRFIERVFERDNFDLLKREDGYYLAIIPSEGNSGVIRNLGNFLRAMDVFDFTVERIGVAIDVDEDREIALASIAGKLSGFKHRRTSVGYFVGKTEVVPLIIGLPFEDETIEWKKPTVEDLMLHLITREGLLERIKPGLKALNESLGRKLKPKEVMYLALSAYGHWGNLEGFYELFVMRSRFRNLKTVLREAGLMKGLIYLAGRENDR from the coding sequence ATGAAGCTCATAACTGGAAACCGCTTCGAGGCCTTCGTCGACGAGAAGGCCATCCTATTTCCCGAATACAGGAAAAACCGAGATGAACTCATCGATTTCGTGGATTCCCTAAGGGGGGAGGAGACCGTCGTTACGGCGAGCCTTGAGCTTATCGACTTGATAACCTGGAAGTTCAGGCGGGGCGAGGAGAACGTCCTGATATATTCCGATACGGGGAAGAGCCTCACCCTCAAGGAGACCTATGAGCTGAGGAAGTACCTCGACTTCGATGTGAGGGGGAACTTTTCAGGGGAAGAAGCAAGGACAAGCGTCCTCTTCGTCGAGGGGAAAACCGACGCCAAATTCTTCAAGGCAGTCTTCAAGAAGCTCTTTGAGTTCAAGGAGAGTAGGAAGGCACCTTACAGCCTGAGGTTTATAGAGAGGGTCTTTGAGCGCGACAACTTCGACCTGCTGAAGCGGGAGGATGGCTATTACCTGGCAATAATTCCGAGCGAGGGCAACTCAGGTGTAATCAGAAACCTCGGGAACTTCCTGAGGGCAATGGATGTATTCGACTTCACCGTTGAGAGGATCGGAGTGGCTATCGACGTCGATGAGGACAGAGAGATTGCTCTGGCCTCGATAGCCGGAAAGCTCTCGGGTTTTAAACACAGGAGAACATCCGTTGGCTACTTCGTAGGAAAAACCGAGGTGGTTCCGCTGATAATCGGCCTGCCCTTCGAGGACGAGACGATAGAGTGGAAGAAGCCAACAGTTGAAGACCTCATGCTCCACCTCATAACGAGGGAGGGACTTCTTGAGAGGATAAAGCCGGGACTTAAAGCCCTGAACGAAAGCCTTGGGAGAAAGCTCAAGCCCAAGGAGGTTATGTATCTGGCGTTATCGGCCTACGGCCACTGGGGCAATCTGGAGGGCTTCTACGAGCTCTTCGTCATGCGTTCCAGGTTCAGGAATCTAAAAACGGTTCTCAGGGAGGCGGGCCTCATGAAGGGCCTCATTTATCTCGCGGGCAGGGAGAATGACCGTTGA
- a CDS encoding MFS transporter, producing the protein MSLQNYRGFGRDAWLLVAYSFASAFGGNIAWFIFPFYLKSLGFDYTNIGVVFSLSTLAQAAVLLFSGPFGARVGYKRTVLLGVSMMFLGRLAQVLHPTLWMLALGGVLIGIGVALESPSFMALLSGEVEDGKRHYLFSLSSGIGTIASALGILIAGFLSRWLSYGHVFSLVLAVIPVRFAIVIFVRPVLERHSRGLNIDRSLLVRIGRFALPGALIGLGAGIAIPYMGLWFNGRFGTSLESIGWLFAFQQFIMGVGMFLLPMIADRFGSVKTIVSFNGTASLLIGALPFSPAFPVAAVVYILRTILMNIVNPIWNSFMMGFFEEEERSTAMALNSLAWTATFGVGQYVGGVLFDRSLVWPFLITAFMYSLSMLVFWGFFGRVGTKGYKPEQA; encoded by the coding sequence ATGTCACTGCAGAACTACCGCGGGTTCGGGAGGGACGCATGGCTGCTCGTTGCTTACTCCTTCGCCTCCGCCTTCGGGGGCAACATAGCCTGGTTTATCTTCCCGTTCTACCTCAAATCGCTCGGCTTCGACTACACCAACATAGGTGTGGTCTTCTCGCTCTCAACGCTGGCTCAGGCGGCGGTTCTGCTGTTTTCGGGCCCATTCGGCGCGAGAGTGGGCTACAAGAGAACCGTTCTCCTTGGAGTGAGTATGATGTTCCTCGGGAGGCTCGCCCAGGTTCTCCACCCGACCCTCTGGATGCTCGCCCTGGGCGGCGTCCTGATAGGGATAGGCGTGGCTCTTGAGTCTCCTTCATTCATGGCGCTGCTCAGCGGGGAGGTGGAGGACGGGAAGAGGCACTACCTGTTTAGCCTCTCTTCGGGAATTGGTACAATTGCATCGGCCCTCGGAATACTCATCGCGGGCTTTCTCTCGCGCTGGTTGAGCTATGGCCATGTGTTCTCCCTGGTTCTCGCGGTCATACCGGTTCGGTTCGCGATAGTTATCTTCGTCAGGCCCGTGCTTGAGAGGCACTCCCGCGGGCTGAACATCGACAGGAGCCTTCTCGTCAGAATAGGCCGCTTCGCCCTCCCGGGGGCACTGATAGGTCTTGGTGCGGGGATAGCGATTCCCTACATGGGGCTCTGGTTCAACGGGCGCTTCGGGACGAGCCTGGAGAGCATCGGCTGGCTCTTCGCCTTCCAGCAGTTCATAATGGGGGTCGGGATGTTCCTGCTGCCCATGATAGCCGACAGGTTCGGCAGCGTTAAGACGATCGTCTCCTTCAACGGGACGGCGAGCCTCCTCATAGGCGCCCTTCCTTTCTCGCCGGCCTTTCCAGTGGCGGCGGTCGTATACATCCTCAGGACGATACTGATGAACATAGTCAACCCGATATGGAACTCCTTCATGATGGGGTTCTTCGAGGAAGAGGAGCGCTCCACCGCGATGGCCCTCAACAGCCTGGCCTGGACTGCGACCTTTGGAGTGGGCCAGTACGTGGGCGGCGTTCTCTTCGACAGGTCCCTGGTCTGGCCGTTCCTGATAACCGCCTTCATGTACAGCCTCTCGATGTTGGTGTTCTGGGGCTTCTTCGGCAGGGTGGGGACAAAAGGTTATAAGCCGGAGCAGGCCTAG
- a CDS encoding DUF2391 family protein, with product MEEKLKEIYESIEELRKESRARKTPDKLGWDDIAQEIIGAVTFALPFLFTEELWETAKDISVERSIAVLLMTLGVAYLFITKSRIGNLKREELFHIPKRLLTVTAIAYLISAVLIYVYGINSLADFTPGQYVNTTILISTFAVIGAITVDMVK from the coding sequence ATGGAAGAGAAGCTGAAAGAGATATACGAGAGCATAGAAGAGCTGCGGAAAGAGAGCAGGGCCAGGAAAACCCCCGACAAGCTCGGCTGGGACGACATAGCCCAGGAAATCATTGGAGCGGTCACCTTCGCCCTTCCATTTCTCTTCACGGAGGAGCTGTGGGAGACAGCCAAGGACATCTCAGTTGAACGTTCAATCGCGGTACTCCTCATGACGTTAGGGGTTGCGTACCTGTTCATAACCAAATCCAGAATAGGGAACCTGAAGAGGGAGGAGCTCTTCCATATCCCGAAGAGACTCCTGACAGTAACTGCTATAGCCTACCTGATATCGGCCGTTCTGATATATGTGTACGGAATCAACAGCCTGGCCGACTTCACACCCGGCCAGTACGTCAACACGACCATACTTATAAGCACCTTCGCGGTGATAGGTGCCATAACCGTTGACATGGTGAAGTGA
- a CDS encoding S-layer protein, translated as MKRALVLFMGLVVLGLLLTPINAAITGINSSNTVIVLPTTKIVNGTPLHIGEDAITGSRLGAFLVLQGVSQGTYTKTVSVPVEYHSVIIPDENQTYRLNSRDMPDVGLNVSDEPVGHAVVVQVDFSRVNFNSTRGTVEFHDGSVKIIFNENTTPLDIGGDYEIVSTTVDGKDTMYFYSYSKVDSESKSLGESVSAGGWSIKFVDINQQVSKMLVDLTYPSGVVKQKTMAKDKYYVMYVDSSGAEDFEEYDAYPTARLNELLKGGARKVFLFTPRDFFVGINNAQMVTCDYEYYEKVKQYQDGEVYTGQWVWDIDPDAGLYTVYLHVNTSLQAFPRVFVGPGEALKLPTGWGIELTPVFTRNDKGTVTGVEGYRFVRSVSVSRQVSITAPTVQATEDVYSFIVNDTGLLSLPSDRNVIIVGGWVSNRAWALLEKAYGEATIRAIKDEVMEKGYVVKVLDNPGNPGYKVIILAGRTYAETRKAVDEFMEEM; from the coding sequence ATGAAAAGGGCTTTGGTTCTGTTTATGGGCCTGGTGGTTCTGGGCCTGCTCCTTACGCCGATTAACGCAGCGATTACGGGGATCAACTCCTCGAACACGGTGATAGTCCTCCCGACCACAAAGATAGTCAATGGAACTCCCCTCCATATAGGTGAGGACGCTATAACTGGTTCAAGACTCGGTGCTTTTCTTGTTCTTCAGGGGGTTTCTCAGGGGACTTACACGAAGACAGTTTCTGTCCCTGTGGAGTACCACAGCGTAATTATTCCAGATGAAAACCAGACCTACAGGCTCAATTCCCGAGACATGCCCGACGTTGGCCTCAACGTCAGCGATGAACCCGTTGGGCATGCGGTGGTCGTTCAGGTGGATTTCTCGCGCGTTAACTTCAACTCGACGAGGGGCACGGTGGAGTTCCACGATGGCAGCGTGAAGATAATCTTCAACGAGAACACGACTCCCCTCGATATCGGCGGCGATTACGAGATCGTTTCCACGACCGTTGACGGGAAGGACACGATGTACTTCTACTCCTACAGTAAGGTTGATTCTGAATCCAAGTCTCTCGGTGAGTCCGTCTCTGCCGGCGGGTGGAGCATAAAGTTCGTAGACATAAACCAGCAGGTTTCCAAGATGCTCGTTGACCTCACCTATCCCAGCGGCGTCGTCAAGCAGAAGACCATGGCCAAGGATAAGTACTACGTGATGTACGTTGATTCCAGTGGTGCCGAGGACTTCGAGGAGTACGATGCCTATCCCACCGCCAGGCTCAATGAGCTCCTGAAGGGTGGTGCCAGGAAGGTTTTCCTGTTTACCCCAAGGGACTTTTTTGTGGGTATAAACAACGCCCAGATGGTTACGTGCGATTATGAATACTACGAAAAGGTCAAGCAGTATCAGGATGGTGAGGTTTACACAGGTCAGTGGGTCTGGGACATTGATCCGGACGCGGGCCTCTACACGGTCTATCTCCATGTGAACACAAGTCTTCAGGCGTTTCCGAGGGTTTTTGTTGGGCCGGGGGAGGCCCTTAAACTTCCGACCGGCTGGGGCATTGAGCTAACCCCCGTCTTCACAAGGAACGATAAGGGCACCGTTACCGGTGTGGAAGGCTACCGCTTCGTGCGATCCGTTTCGGTGTCCAGGCAGGTCTCCATAACGGCCCCCACTGTTCAGGCCACTGAGGACGTTTACTCGTTCATCGTTAACGATACCGGGCTTCTGAGCCTGCCCTCGGATAGAAACGTCATCATAGTTGGCGGCTGGGTTAGCAACAGGGCATGGGCGCTGCTGGAGAAGGCCTATGGGGAGGCCACAATCCGGGCTATCAAGGATGAGGTCATGGAGAAGGGCTACGTTGTGAAGGTGCTTGACAACCCAGGCAATCCCGGCTACAAGGTCATAATACTCGCGGGCAGGACGTACGCGGAAACCAGAAAAGCCGTGGATGAGTTTATGGAAGAAATGTGA
- a CDS encoding HAD family hydrolase, with protein sequence MKLVSFDVWNTLLDINVMLDAMAVELSKLMGACIIDVVEGMMLTRERIKRMRAKTVGNPARALEESQEMLAELLGIDVELVKRAAARAVLKVGDDIVLPGAREALKGVRRKGLKVTVTGNVMFWPGSYTRLLLERFGLTDYIDKTFFADEVLVYKPMPEMFEKPLRVFNVSPNEAIHIGDTYAEDFEGALRAGLWAVWINPEAEEIRKIHERGFEVPNVEGILEVLRRTEKKS encoded by the coding sequence ATGAAGCTCGTTTCATTCGACGTCTGGAACACGCTGCTGGACATCAACGTCATGCTCGACGCCATGGCCGTTGAGCTCTCCAAGCTGATGGGAGCGTGCATAATAGACGTCGTCGAGGGAATGATGCTCACCCGTGAGAGGATAAAGCGAATGCGTGCAAAAACCGTAGGAAATCCGGCCAGGGCACTCGAAGAGAGCCAGGAGATGCTCGCAGAGCTTTTGGGGATAGATGTGGAACTCGTCAAAAGGGCCGCTGCGAGGGCCGTCCTGAAGGTCGGCGACGATATAGTCCTTCCGGGGGCAAGAGAAGCCCTCAAAGGCGTCAGGAGAAAGGGCCTGAAGGTCACTGTCACAGGAAACGTGATGTTCTGGCCCGGCTCCTACACGAGGCTTTTGCTCGAAAGGTTCGGGCTTACGGACTACATTGACAAAACCTTCTTCGCCGACGAGGTTCTGGTTTACAAGCCGATGCCGGAGATGTTCGAGAAGCCGCTCAGGGTTTTCAATGTTTCTCCGAACGAGGCAATCCACATAGGCGATACCTATGCGGAGGACTTCGAGGGTGCTTTAAGGGCCGGTCTCTGGGCGGTCTGGATAAACCCTGAAGCCGAGGAAATAAGGAAGATCCACGAGAGGGGCTTTGAGGTGCCAAACGTTGAGGGGATTTTAGAGGTGCTGAGGAGGACAGAAAAGAAGAGTTAG
- a CDS encoding DNA polymerase domain-containing protein: MILDADYITEDGKPVVRIFKKENGEFKIEYDREFEPYIYALLRDDSAIEEIKKITAERHGKVVKVKRAEKVRKKFLGRPIEVWKLYFTHPQDVPAIRDEIRKHPAVVDIYEYDIPFAKRYLIDKNLVPMEGDEELKMMSFDIETLYHEGEEFAEGPILMISYADENEARVITWKKIDLPYVDVVSTEKEMIKRFLKVVKEKDPDVLITYNGDNFDFAYLKKRSEKLGIKFVLGRDGSEPKIQRMGDRFAVEVKGRIHFDLYPVIRRTINLPTYTLEAVYEAVFGKPKEKVYAEEIARAWETGEGLERVARYSMEDAKVTFELGREFFPMEAQLSRLIGQSLWDVSRSSTGNLVEWFLLRKAYERNELAPNKPSERELARRRGGYAGGYVKEPERGLWGNIVYLDFRSLYPSIIITHNVSPDTLNHEGCKEYDVAPEVGHKFCKDFPGFIPSLLGSLLDERQKIKRKMKATIDPIEKKLLDYRQRAIKILANSLLPEEWVPVIVGDEVKLVRIGEFVDALMKTDLELVMREGDTEFLEVKGIRTLSFNRKSKKARTMPVKAVIRHRYAGDVYEIVLSSGRKIRVTTGHSLFAYRNGELVEVTGGEVKPGDLLAVPKRINLPERKDRLNIVELLLKIPESETEDIVMTIPVKGRKNFFRGMLRTLRWIFGEEKRLRTARRYLEHLERLGYVKLRKIGYEVVDEEGLESYRKLYEKLAQTVRYNGNRREYIVDFNAIRDVIHLMPEEELKEWLIGTRNGFRMRPFIDVNEDFAKLLGYYVSEGNARKWKNHTGGWSYTVKLYNEEKSVLNDMERLASKFFGRTRRGKNYVEIPRKMAYIIFEGLCGVLAENKKVPEVIFTSPENVRWAFLEGYFIGDGDVHPSKRVRLSTKSELLANGLVLLLNSLGVSAVKLRHDSGVYRIYVNEELPFTEYRKKKNVYYSHVIPKEILKETFGKAFQKNMSHEKFRELVESGKLDEERAERIEWLLNGDIVLDRVVDVKREHYEGHVYDLSVEGDENFLAGFGLLYAHNSYYGYYGYARARWYCRECAESVTAWGREYIETTIHEIEGKFGFKVLYADTDGFFATIPGENAETVKTKAREFLKYINAKLPGLLELEYEGFYLRGFFVTKKKYAVIDEEGKITTRGLEIVRRDWSEIAKETQARVLEAILRHGDVEEAVRIVKEVTEKLSKYEVPPEKLVIHEQITRELKDYKATGPHVAIAKRLAARGVKIRPGTVISYIVLKGSGRIGDRAIPFDEFDPTKHKYDAEYYIENQVLPAVERILRAFGYKKEELRYQKTRQVGLGAWLKVKGKK, from the coding sequence ATGATCCTCGATGCCGACTACATCACTGAGGACGGAAAACCCGTCGTAAGGATATTCAAGAAGGAGAACGGCGAGTTCAAGATCGAATACGACCGCGAGTTCGAGCCGTACATCTACGCCCTCCTGAGGGACGATTCCGCGATTGAGGAGATCAAGAAGATAACCGCCGAGCGCCACGGAAAAGTTGTCAAGGTCAAGCGCGCCGAGAAGGTTAGGAAGAAGTTCCTCGGCAGGCCAATAGAGGTCTGGAAGCTCTACTTCACACACCCGCAGGACGTGCCAGCCATTAGGGACGAGATAAGGAAGCATCCCGCTGTGGTGGACATCTACGAGTACGACATACCCTTCGCCAAACGCTACCTCATCGACAAGAACCTCGTCCCTATGGAGGGTGACGAGGAGCTCAAGATGATGTCCTTCGACATCGAGACGCTCTACCACGAGGGCGAGGAGTTTGCCGAGGGGCCGATTCTGATGATAAGCTACGCCGACGAGAATGAGGCGAGGGTTATAACGTGGAAGAAGATTGACCTGCCCTACGTTGACGTTGTCTCAACCGAGAAAGAGATGATAAAGCGCTTCCTCAAGGTCGTGAAGGAGAAGGATCCGGACGTTCTCATAACCTACAACGGAGACAACTTCGACTTCGCCTACCTAAAAAAGCGCTCCGAGAAGCTCGGGATAAAGTTCGTCCTCGGCAGGGACGGGAGCGAGCCGAAGATACAGCGCATGGGAGATCGGTTTGCGGTCGAGGTGAAGGGGAGAATACACTTTGACCTGTATCCAGTCATAAGGAGGACGATAAACCTTCCAACATACACCCTTGAGGCGGTTTACGAGGCAGTCTTTGGAAAGCCGAAGGAGAAGGTTTATGCAGAGGAGATTGCCAGGGCCTGGGAGACCGGCGAGGGGCTTGAAAGGGTGGCAAGATACTCGATGGAGGACGCTAAAGTTACTTTTGAACTCGGCAGGGAGTTCTTCCCGATGGAGGCCCAGCTTTCGAGGCTGATAGGTCAGAGCCTCTGGGACGTTTCGAGGTCAAGCACCGGCAACCTCGTGGAGTGGTTCCTCCTGAGGAAGGCCTACGAGAGAAACGAACTTGCCCCAAACAAACCCAGCGAGAGAGAACTGGCGAGGCGGCGCGGGGGCTACGCTGGCGGCTACGTCAAAGAACCAGAACGGGGATTATGGGGCAATATCGTGTATTTAGACTTCCGCTCTCTCTATCCCTCCATCATAATCACCCACAACGTCTCGCCGGATACGCTCAACCACGAGGGCTGTAAGGAGTACGATGTTGCCCCAGAGGTGGGCCACAAGTTCTGCAAGGACTTTCCCGGTTTCATCCCGAGCCTTTTGGGTTCCCTCCTCGACGAGAGGCAGAAGATAAAGAGGAAAATGAAGGCCACGATAGACCCGATCGAGAAGAAGCTTCTCGATTACAGGCAACGCGCCATCAAGATTCTGGCAAACAGCCTGCTGCCGGAGGAGTGGGTTCCGGTAATCGTAGGAGATGAAGTTAAACTTGTCCGCATAGGGGAGTTCGTTGATGCACTGATGAAGACTGATTTGGAGTTGGTGATGAGGGAGGGCGACACGGAATTTCTTGAAGTTAAAGGAATCCGTACCCTGTCATTCAACAGGAAGTCAAAGAAAGCACGCACGATGCCTGTGAAGGCCGTAATCAGGCATCGTTATGCCGGGGACGTTTACGAGATAGTCCTCAGCTCAGGGAGGAAGATAAGGGTAACCACTGGCCACAGCCTCTTCGCGTACAGGAACGGCGAACTCGTAGAGGTAACCGGTGGCGAAGTCAAACCCGGGGATCTCCTGGCGGTGCCGAAGAGAATAAACCTCCCCGAAAGGAAGGACAGGCTCAACATCGTTGAACTGCTCCTCAAAATTCCGGAGAGTGAAACCGAAGACATAGTCATGACCATCCCCGTTAAGGGAAGGAAGAACTTCTTCAGGGGGATGCTGAGAACCCTCCGCTGGATTTTTGGGGAAGAGAAAAGGTTGAGGACCGCCAGACGCTATTTGGAACACCTTGAAAGGCTCGGCTACGTAAAGCTCAGGAAAATCGGCTATGAGGTCGTTGATGAAGAGGGACTTGAAAGTTACAGGAAACTGTACGAAAAGCTCGCCCAAACGGTTCGATACAACGGCAACAGGAGGGAATACATCGTTGATTTCAACGCCATCCGCGACGTTATCCACCTGATGCCCGAGGAGGAACTTAAGGAGTGGCTGATTGGAACCAGAAACGGGTTCAGGATGAGACCGTTCATAGACGTTAACGAGGACTTTGCAAAGCTCCTTGGATACTACGTGAGCGAGGGGAACGCGAGAAAGTGGAAAAACCATACTGGTGGCTGGAGCTACACGGTAAAGCTTTACAACGAGGAGAAGAGCGTTCTCAACGATATGGAAAGGCTGGCATCGAAATTCTTTGGAAGAACGAGACGTGGAAAGAACTACGTTGAAATCCCGAGGAAGATGGCTTACATCATCTTCGAGGGACTCTGCGGGGTGCTGGCTGAAAATAAGAAGGTTCCAGAGGTTATTTTCACATCGCCGGAGAATGTGCGCTGGGCCTTCCTTGAGGGATACTTCATCGGCGACGGCGACGTTCACCCGAGCAAGAGGGTTCGCCTCTCAACGAAGAGCGAGCTTTTGGCAAACGGCCTCGTCCTGCTCCTCAACTCGCTGGGCGTTTCGGCAGTTAAGCTCCGCCACGATAGTGGAGTTTACAGGATCTACGTGAACGAAGAGCTCCCGTTCACAGAATACCGGAAGAAAAAGAACGTCTACTACTCCCATGTCATACCCAAGGAAATACTCAAAGAAACCTTCGGAAAGGCCTTCCAGAAAAACATGAGCCATGAAAAGTTCAGGGAGCTCGTTGAGAGCGGGAAGCTTGACGAAGAAAGGGCCGAGAGAATAGAGTGGCTTCTCAATGGGGACATAGTTCTTGACAGAGTTGTTGATGTTAAGAGGGAACACTACGAGGGACACGTCTACGACCTGAGTGTTGAAGGTGATGAGAACTTCCTGGCCGGCTTTGGGCTCCTCTACGCCCACAACAGCTACTACGGCTACTACGGCTACGCCAGGGCGAGATGGTACTGCAGGGAGTGCGCCGAGAGCGTTACGGCGTGGGGCAGGGAGTACATAGAAACCACCATTCACGAGATAGAGGGGAAGTTCGGGTTTAAAGTACTCTACGCAGACACGGACGGCTTTTTCGCGACGATACCAGGAGAGAACGCCGAGACGGTCAAGACGAAGGCCAGGGAGTTCTTAAAATACATCAACGCCAAACTGCCCGGCCTTTTGGAGCTCGAATATGAGGGCTTCTACCTGAGGGGCTTCTTCGTTACCAAGAAGAAGTACGCCGTGATAGACGAGGAGGGCAAGATAACCACGCGCGGGCTTGAAATAGTCAGGCGCGACTGGAGCGAGATAGCGAAGGAGACCCAGGCAAGGGTTCTGGAGGCTATTCTCAGGCACGGTGACGTGGAAGAAGCGGTGAGGATAGTCAAGGAAGTAACGGAAAAGCTGAGCAAATACGAGGTTCCGCCGGAGAAGCTGGTCATCCACGAGCAGATAACCAGAGAGCTGAAGGACTACAAGGCCACAGGCCCGCACGTGGCCATAGCGAAGCGCCTCGCCGCAAGGGGGGTAAAGATACGCCCCGGCACGGTGATAAGCTACATCGTCCTCAAGGGCTCCGGGCGGATAGGCGACAGGGCGATTCCCTTCGACGAGTTCGACCCGACGAAGCACAAATACGACGCGGAGTATTACATAGAGAACCAGGTTCTGCCGGCTGTGGAGAGGATTCTAAGAGCTTTTGGCTACAAGAAGGAGGAGCTCAGGTATCAGAAGACAAGGCAGGTTGGGCTTGGCGCGTGGCTGAAGGTGAAGGGGAAGAAGTGA
- a CDS encoding DHH family phosphoesterase — protein MVVKDCPECHGTGKVKAGEKECPVCEGWGYVPADFKVGEKLKGYRNLDYIGVEDEVDEIPCPECHGKGVVPVYDTCPTCGGTGRVLACDICGKVKEPWEPGMETTWVCPDCMRKYKVVYVLDKTCDLEDIEIGGIYKGTIDRVERFGVFVKLNPHVRGLIRRKDLLGGREYKPGDGILVQVLDVKPDRGEVDFIESALKHYKEVVVRKELPVTLIGDLRKDMAGQTVRLRGRVTQIQVTGGPTVFTITDGTGITWAAAFEAPGVRAYPNINVGDVVEIIGKIAFHSGEIQIETSDMARLWGPEAAEVKRRIEEELDRRAQPQDVGFLVESEVLEKLKPKIMKAALMIRRAILEGRPILLRHHADADGYTSGLALEYAIVPLIEEISPDSGARWKLFKRRPSRAPFYELEDVLKDIIFMVEDHEKFGDPLPLLVIVDNGGTSEDIPAYKRIRAYGVPIVVIDHHDPREWISEDRAKVDDYVDVHVNPHHIKRGYYELTAGMLATEVARFINPEVEDRIKHLPAIAGTGDRSKAPEFYQYLEIAKKAKGLTEEDLKKIAEVIDHEAYFWKFMDGHGVIDEILLLTGNLQRHRELINAIYPEVKEKQEKALKASLPHVKSVVLPNGIRFNTIDIELFAPKFSYPSPGKLSGLIHDHFKEKYGEDAPILTLAYGPDFAVVRAADGMAAYGFDLNEIIPKLQEALPSAGIEGGGHSYAGSIKFFEGMRKEVLEEFAKQVVKLKKTG, from the coding sequence ATGGTGGTTAAGGACTGTCCCGAGTGCCACGGAACCGGGAAGGTTAAGGCTGGCGAGAAGGAGTGCCCCGTTTGTGAGGGCTGGGGTTACGTTCCTGCCGATTTTAAGGTTGGAGAGAAGCTGAAGGGCTATCGCAACCTCGACTACATCGGCGTTGAGGACGAGGTTGATGAGATACCCTGTCCGGAGTGCCACGGCAAGGGTGTAGTGCCGGTTTACGACACCTGCCCGACCTGCGGTGGAACCGGCCGCGTTCTGGCCTGCGACATCTGCGGCAAGGTGAAAGAACCCTGGGAACCGGGTATGGAGACCACCTGGGTCTGCCCGGACTGCATGCGCAAGTACAAGGTCGTCTACGTTCTCGACAAGACCTGTGACCTTGAGGATATTGAGATTGGGGGCATTTATAAGGGCACAATCGACCGTGTCGAGCGCTTTGGCGTCTTCGTCAAACTCAATCCGCACGTCAGGGGACTTATACGGAGGAAAGACCTCCTCGGCGGCAGGGAGTACAAGCCCGGCGACGGGATACTCGTTCAGGTTCTCGATGTAAAGCCCGACAGGGGTGAGGTGGACTTCATAGAGTCCGCCCTCAAACACTACAAGGAGGTAGTCGTCAGAAAGGAGCTTCCGGTAACGCTCATCGGCGACCTCCGCAAGGACATGGCGGGCCAGACTGTCAGGCTTCGCGGCAGGGTTACCCAGATACAGGTCACCGGAGGGCCGACGGTCTTCACGATAACAGATGGAACCGGCATAACCTGGGCGGCCGCCTTTGAAGCCCCTGGAGTTAGGGCCTATCCGAACATCAACGTCGGGGACGTTGTGGAGATAATCGGGAAGATAGCCTTCCACTCCGGCGAGATTCAGATCGAGACCAGCGACATGGCGAGGCTCTGGGGACCGGAGGCTGCCGAGGTCAAGAGACGCATAGAGGAAGAGCTGGACAGGCGCGCCCAGCCCCAGGACGTGGGCTTCCTGGTGGAGAGCGAGGTTTTAGAGAAGCTCAAGCCCAAGATAATGAAGGCGGCTTTAATGATACGTCGCGCCATCCTGGAGGGCAGGCCGATACTGCTGAGGCACCATGCCGACGCGGACGGCTACACCTCGGGCCTGGCCCTTGAGTATGCAATAGTTCCGCTTATCGAGGAGATCTCGCCGGATTCCGGTGCCAGGTGGAAGCTCTTCAAGCGCAGACCGAGCAGAGCTCCTTTCTACGAGCTGGAGGATGTGCTCAAGGACATCATATTTATGGTTGAGGATCACGAGAAGTTCGGCGATCCGCTCCCGCTCCTCGTCATCGTCGATAACGGCGGAACGAGCGAGGACATTCCAGCTTACAAGCGCATAAGGGCCTACGGCGTCCCGATAGTGGTCATAGACCACCACGATCCGCGCGAGTGGATCAGCGAGGACAGGGCGAAGGTTGATGACTACGTCGATGTGCACGTCAATCCCCACCACATAAAGCGCGGCTACTACGAATTAACGGCCGGAATGCTGGCAACGGAAGTGGCGCGCTTCATCAACCCCGAGGTCGAGGACAGGATAAAGCACCTTCCAGCGATAGCCGGAACCGGCGACAGGAGCAAGGCCCCGGAGTTCTACCAGTACCTTGAGATAGCGAAGAAGGCTAAGGGCCTAACCGAGGAGGATCTGAAGAAGATAGCCGAGGTGATAGACCACGAGGCCTACTTCTGGAAGTTCATGGACGGGCACGGCGTAATAGACGAGATTCTTCTCCTCACGGGCAACCTCCAGAGGCACCGCGAGCTCATCAACGCCATCTACCCGGAGGTCAAGGAGAAGCAGGAGAAGGCTTTGAAAGCTTCCCTGCCCCACGTCAAGAGCGTTGTCCTGCCGAACGGGATAAGGTTCAACACGATAGACATCGAGCTCTTTGCTCCAAAGTTCAGCTATCCGAGCCCGGGTAAGCTATCCGGCCTTATACACGATCACTTCAAGGAGAAGTACGGCGAGGATGCGCCGATTCTAACGCTCGCCTACGGCCCGGACTTCGCGGTTGTGAGAGCCGCCGACGGAATGGCAGCTTACGGCTTTGACCTGAACGAGATAATTCCAAAGCTCCAGGAGGCCCTTCCGAGCGCTGGAATTGAAGGCGGCGGCCACAGCTACGCCGGCTCGATAAAGTTCTTTGAGGGCATGAGGAAGGAGGTTTTGGAAGAATTCGCGAAGCAGGTCGTCAAGCTGAAGAAGACGGGTTGA